A portion of the Roseovarius sp. SCSIO 43702 genome contains these proteins:
- a CDS encoding DUF3489 domain-containing protein: protein MHKLTDTQTIILSAGAQRRDNIAMPLPKGLHGAAAKKVVTMMIGRGWLEEVDGNIRKGEPLWRETGDGHGTTLVVTDAGLLAIGIEPVVVKTVAAIRTNAAQPPAPKPPTPRTGTKQAQIITLLQRPEGATIAEIVAATGWQAHSARGMISGALKKKLGLHVTSEKIDGRGTVYRLGNDDVCS, encoded by the coding sequence ATGCACAAACTCACCGACACGCAAACCATCATTCTCAGCGCCGGGGCCCAGCGTCGCGACAACATCGCCATGCCGCTGCCCAAGGGCCTGCATGGCGCTGCCGCGAAAAAGGTCGTCACCATGATGATCGGGCGCGGCTGGCTCGAGGAGGTCGACGGCAACATCCGCAAGGGCGAACCGCTCTGGCGTGAGACTGGTGACGGCCACGGCACCACGCTGGTGGTCACCGACGCAGGGTTGCTCGCCATCGGGATCGAGCCGGTGGTGGTCAAGACCGTAGCCGCGATCCGCACGAATGCCGCCCAACCGCCCGCGCCCAAACCGCCGACACCGCGCACCGGAACCAAGCAGGCGCAGATCATTACCCTTCTGCAGCGTCCCGAGGGTGCTACTATCGCCGAGATTGTCGCGGCAACCGGTTGGCAAGCTCACAGCGCGAGGGGCATGATTTCGGGGGCGCTGAAGAAGAAGCTGGGCCTGCATGTCACGTCAGAGAAGATCGATGGAAGGGGAACGGTGTACCGGCTGGGTAACGATGACGTCTGCTCCTGA
- a CDS encoding major capsid protein, giving the protein MTLVRNPFDAGGYSLAEMTQAINILPNLYTRLGQIGLFRFEGVSQRSVIIEQYEGVLNLLPSVPLGGPATVGTREGRAMRSFALPWIPHDDVILPGDIQGSPALGTFDAADPLVEVMNRKLMLMRRKHAQTREYMEMNALRGIVKDGAGTTLYNYFTEFGLAQISVDFLLGTAGTNVQGKVREVLRAVEDNLLGETMSSVHALVSREFFDKLISHPKTEEAYKFYAATGAQPLREDMRRNFPFAGIVFEEYSGTVTLSTNASERLVPASEGIAFPLGTMDTFTTYGGPANLLEAANTMGLPLYARQHLDEKGRWIDLMTEASILPVNKRPRIAIRLHTSN; this is encoded by the coding sequence ATGACCCTTGTCCGCAACCCCTTTGACGCTGGCGGCTATTCGCTGGCCGAGATGACGCAGGCCATCAACATCCTGCCCAACCTCTATACCCGCCTCGGCCAGATCGGCCTGTTTCGCTTCGAGGGCGTCAGCCAGCGCTCGGTGATCATCGAGCAATACGAGGGCGTGCTGAACCTGCTGCCCTCGGTGCCGCTGGGCGGTCCCGCGACCGTCGGCACCCGCGAAGGTCGTGCCATGCGCAGCTTCGCCCTGCCGTGGATCCCGCATGACGACGTGATCCTGCCGGGCGACATCCAGGGAAGTCCCGCGCTGGGCACCTTCGATGCGGCCGATCCACTGGTTGAGGTTATGAACCGCAAGCTGATGCTGATGCGTCGCAAGCACGCCCAAACCCGCGAATACATGGAGATGAATGCGCTGCGCGGGATCGTGAAGGATGGGGCTGGCACCACGCTCTACAATTACTTCACCGAGTTCGGCCTGGCGCAAATCTCGGTGGACTTCCTGCTCGGCACCGCGGGCACCAATGTTCAGGGCAAGGTGCGCGAGGTCTTGCGCGCGGTGGAAGACAACCTGCTGGGCGAGACGATGTCCTCGGTCCACGCGCTGGTCAGCCGCGAGTTCTTCGACAAGCTGATCTCACACCCGAAGACCGAGGAGGCCTACAAGTTCTATGCGGCCACCGGGGCCCAGCCGCTGCGGGAGGATATGCGTCGCAACTTCCCCTTCGCGGGTATCGTCTTCGAGGAGTATTCGGGCACCGTCACGCTTTCAACCAACGCCAGCGAACGATTGGTTCCAGCGAGCGAAGGCATCGCGTTCCCGCTTGGCACGATGGACACCTTCACCACCTATGGCGGCCCGGCCAACCTGCTGGAGGCGGCCAACACCATGGGCCTGCCGCTATATGCCCGGCAGCATCTCGACGAGAAAGGTCGCTGGATCGACCTGATGACCGAAGCCTCGATCCTGCCGGTGAACAAGCGACCGCGCATCGCGATCCGCCTGCATACCTCGAACTGA
- a CDS encoding phage terminase large subunit family protein has product MSERNSTPSPISGSASDNGDDRTDTDPTEDQLTDGLDLGFDGAEDILRSWRRGMRPDPDLTVSEWADDHRWLSSRASAEPGRYRTARTPYLREIMDALSPRHPAQRISFMKAAQVGATEAGNNWIGFVIHHAPGPMLAVLPTVEMAKRSSRGRLDPLIEDSPALKERVQPARSRDAGNSMLSKEFPGGILVLTGANSATGLRSMPARYIFLDEVDAYPASADEEGDPVTLAEARTTTFSHRRKVFMVSTPTIRGLSRIEREYEASDQRRFFVPCPHCGAMQWLQFERLRWDKGRPDSAAYHCEGCEQPIAEHHKTQMLEGGEWRPTAVAGDPHSIGFHLSALYSPLGWKSWAQIAQDWLTAQGSEETLRAARNTLLGETWVESGDAPEWQRLADRREAFGTQIPEGGLFLTAGVDVQKDRIEVDVWAWGRGLESWLIDHIVIPGGPDDPQCWDKLTALLGRTWAHSNGAVMPVAKLAIDTGYEAAAVYAWARAQGFEQVSPIKGLEGFNRATPVSGPTFVDATIGGRRLRRGARLWSIATATFKTETYRFLRLERPSDEDRALDLPDAPGTVHLPDWIDTEWLKQLVAEQLVTVRNKRGYAHPEWQKMRERNEALDCRVYARAAAWILGADRWDEATWRRLEEQAGVETRPPLAPAAVDSAAPEPDAPQPARAGTPTTPRRKRRAYTPNFMRD; this is encoded by the coding sequence ATGTCAGAGCGCAACTCGACGCCCTCGCCGATCTCCGGGTCAGCCTCGGATAACGGCGACGACAGGACCGACACCGATCCGACCGAAGATCAGCTGACGGACGGGCTCGACCTCGGCTTTGACGGTGCCGAAGATATCCTGAGGTCCTGGCGGCGCGGGATGCGGCCCGATCCGGATCTGACGGTGTCGGAATGGGCGGATGACCATCGCTGGCTGTCCTCGCGGGCATCCGCGGAACCGGGGCGGTATCGCACCGCGCGCACACCATACCTGCGCGAGATCATGGATGCCCTGTCGCCCCGCCACCCGGCGCAGCGCATCAGCTTCATGAAAGCGGCACAGGTCGGGGCAACCGAGGCTGGCAACAACTGGATCGGCTTCGTGATCCACCATGCGCCGGGGCCAATGCTGGCGGTGCTGCCGACGGTGGAGATGGCGAAACGCAGCTCGCGCGGGCGGCTCGATCCGCTGATCGAGGACAGCCCGGCGCTGAAGGAGCGCGTGCAGCCCGCCCGCTCGCGCGACGCGGGCAACTCGATGCTGTCCAAGGAATTTCCCGGCGGTATCCTGGTGCTGACCGGGGCCAACTCCGCCACCGGCCTGCGCTCGATGCCCGCGCGCTACATCTTTCTCGACGAGGTCGACGCCTATCCGGCCTCGGCCGACGAGGAAGGCGACCCGGTCACGCTGGCCGAAGCACGCACGACCACCTTCTCGCACCGGCGCAAGGTGTTCATGGTGTCGACCCCGACGATCCGGGGATTGTCGCGGATTGAACGCGAATACGAGGCGTCCGACCAGCGGCGCTTCTTCGTGCCGTGCCCGCATTGCGGGGCGATGCAATGGCTGCAGTTCGAGCGGTTGCGCTGGGACAAGGGCCGCCCCGACAGCGCGGCCTATCACTGCGAGGGCTGCGAGCAGCCAATTGCCGAGCATCACAAGACGCAGATGCTGGAGGGCGGCGAATGGCGGCCAACGGCTGTGGCGGGCGATCCGCATTCCATCGGCTTTCACCTCTCGGCGCTTTATTCGCCGCTGGGCTGGAAAAGCTGGGCGCAGATCGCACAGGACTGGCTGACAGCGCAGGGCTCGGAAGAAACGTTGCGCGCCGCGCGCAACACGCTGCTGGGCGAGACATGGGTCGAGTCGGGCGATGCGCCGGAATGGCAGCGGCTGGCGGACCGCCGCGAAGCCTTCGGGACGCAGATCCCCGAGGGCGGTCTCTTCCTGACGGCGGGCGTCGATGTGCAGAAGGACCGCATCGAGGTCGATGTCTGGGCCTGGGGTCGCGGGCTGGAAAGCTGGCTGATCGATCACATCGTCATTCCGGGTGGTCCAGATGATCCGCAATGCTGGGACAAGCTGACGGCTTTGCTGGGCCGAACATGGGCCCATTCAAACGGCGCGGTAATGCCCGTTGCCAAGCTGGCAATCGACACCGGCTATGAAGCGGCGGCGGTCTACGCATGGGCGCGGGCGCAGGGTTTTGAGCAGGTTTCTCCCATCAAGGGGCTGGAAGGCTTCAACCGCGCCACGCCAGTATCGGGCCCAACCTTTGTCGACGCCACCATCGGCGGCAGGCGTCTGCGGCGTGGCGCGCGGCTGTGGTCGATTGCCACCGCCACCTTCAAGACCGAGACCTATCGCTTCCTGCGTTTGGAGCGACCTTCGGATGAAGACCGGGCGCTGGACCTGCCCGACGCACCGGGCACCGTGCACCTGCCCGACTGGATCGACACCGAATGGCTGAAGCAGCTGGTGGCCGAGCAACTGGTCACCGTGCGCAACAAGCGCGGCTATGCCCACCCCGAATGGCAGAAGATGCGCGAGAGAAACGAGGCGCTGGATTGCCGGGTCTATGCAAGGGCGGCCGCGTGGATCCTTGGCGCGGATCGCTGGGACGAGGCCACATGGCGGCGGCTTGAAGAACAGGCCGGGGTGGAAACGCGCCCGCCGCTCGCCCCGGCTGCCGTCGATAGTGCGGCCCCGGAACCTGACGCACCCCAACCCGCCAGGGCCGGAACACCAACCACCCCGCGCCGCAAGCGCCGGGCCTACACACCCAACTTCATGAGGGACTGA
- a CDS encoding head decoration protein: MPVLTEPPSMGDVLKYEVNPNYTREVITLLQGMPYPVGSVLGQITASGKYKLSTSGGSDGAQTASAVLLYAVDATLADATGIVVMRGPSIVSRTGLAYDGTVDDIAKITTKIGQLAAVGIIARDGV; encoded by the coding sequence ATGCCCGTCCTGACGGAACCGCCCAGCATGGGCGATGTCCTCAAATATGAGGTCAACCCGAACTACACCCGCGAAGTGATCACCCTGCTGCAGGGCATGCCCTATCCGGTCGGCTCGGTGCTCGGCCAGATCACCGCCAGCGGCAAATACAAGCTGTCGACCAGCGGCGGCTCGGACGGCGCGCAAACCGCCAGCGCCGTGCTTCTTTATGCGGTCGACGCCACCCTTGCCGATGCGACCGGCATCGTCGTCATGCGCGGCCCCTCGATCGTCTCGCGCACAGGCCTCGCTTACGACGGCACCGTCGATGACATCGCCAAGATCACCACCAAGATCGGCCAGCTGGCTGCCGTCGGCATTATCGCACGCGACGGCGTCTGA
- a CDS encoding exonuclease domain-containing protein: MALFDWLFGRTPEPSQRNQPRSVATGHRTPETVRPPARPAFDHADRVPEGSFRFVALDVETACSDVASICQIGLACVEPDNQIQTFSMLVNPRTRFDPFNIQLHGIGPDHVADAPHFPDALESLLQLLTNHHLVQHSNFDKRAMNAACGFCGIDAPDLRWSDSVQIARRAWPELKGNGGHGLANLKRTLNLQFHHHDAGEDARAAAMVVLHAEAHLRLPFEDLIKPAPKKSFPAAITKDGDPAGALAGSVVVFTGALGMSRNEAAELAARVGMTVKAGVTKQTTHLVVGDQDLTVLAGHTKSSKHRKAEEMQSGGHPIRIIGESDFKALVANAKAS; encoded by the coding sequence ATGGCGCTTTTTGACTGGCTGTTCGGCCGTACTCCGGAACCGTCTCAACGAAACCAGCCTCGTTCCGTCGCTACCGGACACCGAACGCCGGAAACCGTCCGTCCTCCTGCCAGACCGGCATTCGACCATGCAGACCGCGTGCCGGAGGGCAGCTTCCGCTTCGTCGCGCTGGACGTTGAAACCGCCTGCAGCGATGTTGCCAGCATCTGCCAGATCGGCCTGGCCTGTGTTGAGCCCGACAACCAGATCCAGACCTTCTCGATGCTGGTCAATCCACGCACACGGTTTGACCCGTTCAACATCCAGCTGCATGGAATCGGCCCTGATCATGTCGCGGATGCGCCTCATTTCCCCGACGCGTTGGAATCACTGCTGCAGTTGCTGACAAATCATCACCTCGTCCAACACAGCAACTTCGACAAGCGGGCTATGAATGCAGCCTGCGGTTTCTGCGGTATTGACGCCCCGGACCTGCGTTGGAGCGACAGCGTCCAGATTGCAAGGCGTGCTTGGCCAGAGTTGAAGGGGAACGGCGGACACGGGCTGGCGAACCTGAAGCGCACGCTGAACCTCCAGTTCCATCATCATGACGCTGGCGAAGACGCGCGTGCCGCGGCGATGGTCGTGCTGCACGCCGAAGCTCATCTTCGACTTCCCTTTGAGGACCTGATCAAGCCTGCTCCCAAAAAGAGTTTTCCTGCCGCAATCACCAAGGACGGCGATCCTGCCGGTGCACTGGCCGGTTCCGTGGTGGTCTTCACCGGTGCACTGGGCATGTCGCGGAATGAGGCCGCTGAACTTGCGGCCCGCGTCGGCATGACGGTGAAGGCGGGAGTGACCAAGCAGACAACGCATCTGGTCGTTGGCGATCAGGACCTGACAGTCCTTGCCGGGCACACCAAAAGTAGCAAGCACCGAAAGGCAGAGGAAATGCAGAGCGGCGGGCATCCCATCCGCATTATTGGCGAAAGCGACTTTAAGGCCCTTGTCGCCAACGCCAAGGCGAGTTGA
- a CDS encoding S49 family peptidase, producing MHHAQIAQRAFNTPLMVDPAKALAFLSGLGPRITGQDVTFAGVELPTSDVEHAALPARASLFGTDLAQRHQRNGRQPYAVIDGIAVIEIAGTLVHRGAWIGQSSGLTSYEGIAAQIDAAITDPAVRGIALDIDSFGGEVAGAFDLADRIRAARAQKPVHAFVAEHALSAGYVLASQAERIILPRTGAVGSIGVVALHTDMSGALDQNGIAVTLIHAGAHKIDANPYQPLSEAVGDQMQRELEVVRFLFAETVAVGRGDRLPNAAALATEAAVFRGADAVAAGLADELADPVTAFRAFAAAPGGINPTSRKGSQMTTNSTDTPNPTPIADAVPSTESGAPSTPEPPVEAPTPTSEALAPDAAVMDADAIRAEAAEVAQVCAQAARLGVDIDAADAVARGLKPEALRARVLADLASRGDAAGIIATAPAAAAAKDSPIIAAAKKAATASR from the coding sequence ATGCACCACGCCCAGATCGCCCAGCGCGCCTTCAACACGCCGCTGATGGTGGACCCTGCCAAGGCACTGGCGTTCCTGTCGGGGCTGGGCCCGCGCATCACGGGTCAGGATGTCACGTTCGCGGGCGTTGAATTGCCCACCAGTGATGTCGAACACGCAGCTTTGCCTGCCCGCGCTTCGCTGTTCGGCACTGACCTCGCCCAGCGCCACCAACGGAATGGACGCCAGCCTTACGCAGTGATCGACGGCATCGCGGTGATCGAAATCGCCGGAACGCTGGTGCATCGCGGGGCGTGGATTGGCCAGTCGTCCGGTCTGACGTCATACGAGGGCATTGCGGCGCAGATCGACGCGGCGATTACGGATCCTGCAGTGCGCGGCATTGCGCTCGACATCGACAGCTTCGGCGGTGAGGTCGCAGGCGCCTTCGATCTGGCCGACCGCATCCGCGCCGCGCGCGCTCAAAAGCCGGTGCACGCCTTCGTCGCCGAACATGCACTTTCCGCTGGCTACGTTCTCGCCAGCCAGGCTGAGCGGATCATCCTGCCGCGCACCGGTGCTGTCGGCAGCATCGGTGTGGTGGCGCTGCACACCGACATGAGCGGGGCACTCGACCAGAATGGCATCGCCGTTACGCTGATCCATGCCGGGGCGCACAAGATCGATGCCAACCCGTACCAGCCGCTGTCCGAAGCCGTGGGCGACCAGATGCAGCGCGAGCTGGAGGTCGTGCGCTTTCTGTTCGCGGAGACCGTTGCCGTCGGTCGCGGGGATCGTCTGCCCAATGCCGCTGCGCTTGCGACAGAAGCGGCCGTATTCCGGGGAGCTGATGCCGTTGCCGCCGGTCTTGCCGACGAGCTGGCCGATCCCGTCACCGCCTTCCGCGCCTTCGCCGCCGCCCCAGGGGGCATCAATCCTACCAGCAGAAAGGGTTCACAGATGACCACCAATTCCACCGACACTCCAAATCCGACCCCGATTGCAGATGCCGTGCCGTCCACCGAATCCGGCGCACCGAGCACGCCCGAACCGCCCGTCGAAGCGCCCACGCCCACGTCTGAGGCACTTGCTCCGGACGCGGCCGTGATGGACGCCGACGCCATCCGCGCCGAGGCAGCCGAGGTGGCGCAGGTCTGCGCGCAGGCCGCCCGGCTGGGGGTGGACATCGACGCCGCCGATGCCGTCGCGCGCGGGCTGAAACCCGAGGCCCTGCGCGCCCGCGTGCTGGCCGATCTTGCCTCGCGCGGCGATGCGGCGGGCATCATCGCCACTGCCCCGGCTGCCGCTGCCGCCAAAGACAGCCCAATTATCGCCGCCGCAAAGAAGGCGGCCACAGCCTCGCGCTGA
- a CDS encoding site-specific DNA-methyltransferase gives MNAPILPGQIEHWPIARLKPYVRNAKTHEADQVGKIAASMAEFGWTVPVLVAADGELIAGHGRVLAATQLGLPEAPVIVLGHLTEAQRRAYRIADNKLTELSGWDEALLMQELQTLLAEDFDLGLIGIPEDELDALLTDAEERPAISDDTADVVPEPPAEPITRHGDIWALGKHRLCCGDATDPAAVARLMRGEQATLMFTSPPYAQQRDYGAAREKLGDWDVLMQGVFTAAPVAGEAQLLVNLGLVHRDGEWLPYWEGWVEWMRASGWRRFGWYVWDQGPGLPGDWNGRLAPSHEFIFHFNRAPRKPHKTVPSKHAGTTLGGGGLRGADGTVHAKTGTGNAIQSHRIPDSVFRIMRHKGGLGAAGSHPAVFPVALVEAVLTAFSDPGDLIYEPFCGSGTQLIAAERAGRRCFAMELDPVYCDVAVRRWEMATGRTAELALS, from the coding sequence ATGAACGCTCCAATCCTGCCGGGGCAGATTGAACACTGGCCCATCGCCCGGCTGAAACCATACGTCCGCAACGCCAAAACCCACGAGGCCGACCAGGTCGGCAAGATCGCTGCCAGCATGGCCGAGTTCGGATGGACGGTCCCGGTGCTGGTCGCCGCCGACGGCGAGTTGATCGCCGGGCACGGTCGTGTCCTGGCTGCCACCCAGCTCGGACTTCCCGAGGCCCCCGTCATCGTGCTGGGTCATCTGACCGAGGCCCAACGCCGGGCTTATCGCATCGCCGACAACAAGCTCACCGAGCTGAGTGGCTGGGACGAGGCGCTGCTCATGCAGGAATTGCAGACGCTGCTGGCGGAGGATTTCGACCTCGGGCTGATCGGCATTCCCGAGGATGAACTGGACGCATTGCTGACCGATGCCGAAGAGCGACCGGCGATTTCCGACGATACCGCCGACGTGGTCCCCGAACCGCCAGCCGAACCGATCACACGGCACGGCGATATCTGGGCGCTGGGCAAACACCGGCTGTGCTGCGGCGATGCCACCGATCCTGCCGCCGTGGCCAGGCTGATGCGGGGCGAACAAGCGACACTGATGTTCACCTCGCCACCCTATGCCCAGCAGCGCGACTATGGCGCGGCCAGGGAAAAACTCGGCGACTGGGATGTGCTGATGCAGGGCGTCTTCACAGCGGCCCCGGTCGCGGGCGAAGCGCAGCTGCTGGTCAATCTCGGCCTCGTTCATCGAGACGGTGAATGGCTGCCCTATTGGGAGGGATGGGTTGAATGGATGCGCGCCTCTGGCTGGCGACGGTTTGGCTGGTATGTCTGGGATCAGGGCCCTGGTCTGCCGGGCGACTGGAATGGCCGACTGGCCCCGTCGCACGAGTTCATTTTCCATTTCAACCGCGCGCCCCGCAAACCGCACAAGACAGTTCCATCAAAGCACGCGGGCACAACCCTCGGCGGCGGTGGGCTGCGCGGGGCCGACGGCACCGTTCACGCCAAGACCGGCACCGGCAACGCGATCCAGAGCCACCGCATTCCCGATTCCGTATTCCGCATCATGCGCCACAAGGGCGGGCTTGGGGCGGCCGGATCGCACCCGGCGGTGTTCCCTGTGGCGCTGGTCGAAGCAGTGCTGACCGCTTTCAGCGATCCGGGCGACCTGATCTATGAACCCTTCTGCGGCTCCGGCACCCAGTTGATCGCTGCCGAACGCGCTGGGCGGCGGTGTTTCGCGATGGAGCTGGACCCGGTCTATTGCGACGTTGCGGTGCGGCGGTGGGAGATGGCGACGGGGCGGACGGCTGAATTAGCGCTTAGCTGA
- a CDS encoding phage head-tail joining protein has product MDLERMRALLTALQEARYAGVRSVSYDGKTITYGSDAELTNAISDLETRIATATSGTPRRRRWGTVATKGL; this is encoded by the coding sequence ATGGATCTGGAACGGATGCGCGCGCTGCTGACCGCACTGCAGGAGGCACGCTACGCGGGCGTCCGCTCGGTCAGCTATGACGGCAAGACCATCACCTATGGCTCAGATGCGGAACTGACGAACGCAATCTCCGATTTGGAAACCCGCATTGCCACGGCCACCTCAGGCACCCCGCGTCGTCGGCGCTGGGGCACTGTCGCCACGAAGGGTCTGTGA
- a CDS encoding phage portal protein encodes MAFAAFRQRIGSIIGGFDAAQAHRRLRGFRASRAHVNTLIAASGDTITARARWLARNNGYAANAVESFASNVVGDGIKPSSSIADAALKEELQALWLAWTDDADAEGLTDFYGLQRRAAREVYLAGEVFIRIRPRRAEDGLTVPLQLQMLPAEMLPLDMNRELPGAGLIRQGIEFDGIGRRLAYHFLRRHPGDTTDPGLAGETTRVPASEVIHVLDPIEAGQLRGVSRFSAAVVKLFTLDLYDDAELERKKIAAMFAMFITSPAPETPLEPTDEDLEVEPGQVVRLDPGEDVSTPATPDSGGTYEPFQYRTLLQIASALGIPYGYLTGDTAKGNFSNTRISLLDFRRRISAFQHSVMVYQMGRAVWSRWMDVAVLSGAIDLPGYSGQRRQYQACAWLPTKWDWIDPMKDASAEILQIEAGLKSRTQAISERGYDAEQVDREIAAERTRELALGLDFRRPGSPAQAPGNGARKDDDEMYDSAGDKSDPKDEP; translated from the coding sequence ATGGCGTTTGCAGCCTTTCGCCAGCGCATCGGCAGCATCATCGGCGGCTTTGACGCGGCACAGGCCCACCGGCGGCTGCGGGGCTTCCGCGCCTCCCGCGCCCATGTGAACACGCTGATCGCGGCCTCGGGCGACACGATCACCGCCCGCGCACGCTGGCTGGCGCGCAATAACGGCTATGCGGCCAATGCAGTCGAGTCCTTCGCCAGCAATGTGGTCGGCGATGGCATCAAGCCGTCCTCCTCGATCGCCGACGCGGCGCTGAAGGAAGAGCTGCAGGCACTCTGGCTCGCCTGGACCGATGACGCCGACGCCGAAGGGCTGACCGATTTCTACGGGCTGCAGCGCCGCGCCGCGCGCGAGGTCTATCTCGCGGGCGAGGTCTTTATCCGCATCCGGCCGCGCCGGGCGGAGGACGGTCTGACCGTGCCGCTGCAATTGCAGATGCTACCCGCAGAAATGCTGCCGCTCGATATGAACCGCGAACTGCCGGGGGCAGGGCTGATCCGGCAGGGCATCGAATTCGACGGTATCGGCCGCCGCTTGGCCTATCATTTCCTGCGCCGTCATCCCGGCGATACGACCGATCCGGGGCTTGCGGGCGAGACGACACGGGTGCCTGCATCCGAAGTGATCCACGTCCTTGACCCGATCGAGGCCGGTCAGCTGCGCGGGGTGTCGCGATTTTCCGCTGCGGTCGTCAAGCTGTTCACGCTGGACCTCTACGACGATGCCGAGCTGGAGCGCAAAAAGATCGCGGCGATGTTCGCGATGTTCATCACCTCGCCCGCTCCGGAGACCCCGCTGGAACCGACGGACGAGGATCTGGAGGTTGAGCCCGGCCAGGTGGTGCGCCTTGATCCCGGCGAGGACGTCTCCACCCCGGCGACGCCGGACTCGGGTGGCACCTACGAGCCGTTCCAGTACCGGACCCTGCTGCAAATCGCGTCGGCGCTGGGCATCCCTTATGGTTATCTGACCGGAGACACGGCGAAGGGAAACTTTTCCAACACACGGATATCGCTGCTGGACTTTCGGCGCCGCATCTCGGCCTTCCAGCACAGTGTGATGGTCTATCAGATGGGCCGCGCGGTCTGGTCCCGCTGGATGGATGTGGCCGTTCTGTCGGGAGCCATCGATCTGCCCGGTTATAGCGGCCAGCGCCGCCAGTATCAGGCCTGCGCCTGGTTGCCGACCAAATGGGACTGGATCGATCCGATGAAGGACGCTTCGGCAGAGATCCTTCAGATCGAAGCGGGCCTCAAATCCCGCACCCAGGCCATTTCCGAGCGCGGCTATGACGCCGAACAGGTCGACCGCGAGATTGCCGCCGAGCGCACGCGCGAACTGGCGCTGGGCCTCGATTTCCGCCGTCCGGGGTCGCCCGCGCAGGCGCCGGGCAACGGGGCCAGGAAGGATGACGACGAGATGTACGACAGCGCCGGGGACAAATCCGACCCCAAGGATGAACCGTGA
- a CDS encoding site-specific DNA-methyltransferase, with the protein MDLVFAPSEIETWPIDRLRPYARNAKMHGDDQVAKIAASMAKFGWTVPCMVADDGELIAGHGRVLAATMLGLTDVPVIRLGHLDEAERRAYRIADNKLTELGEWDEAILRDEIAGLLAEDFDLSLLGITDEDLDALLRDPDALGDDGPIEGEDDIPEPPVTPVSVAGDLWQLGSHRLICDDSTSADVVGRLLGYVTPLLMVTDPPYGVEYDPSWRNQTGAAKTKRTGKVLNDDRADWREAWALFPGDVAYVWHGALHAATVAESLVAAGFAVRSQIIWAKDRLVLSRGDYHWQHEPCWYAVKKTGKGHWAGDRKQTTLWHISGKDQDAATVHGTQKPVECMRRPILNNSSPGQAVFEPFMGSGTTLIAAETTGRVCLGIELNPIYVDVAIERWQQFTGADAVLAETGETFAELKAKRLAA; encoded by the coding sequence ATGGACCTTGTCTTCGCGCCTAGCGAGATCGAGACGTGGCCGATCGACCGGCTGCGCCCCTATGCTCGCAATGCCAAGATGCACGGCGACGACCAGGTGGCCAAGATCGCGGCCAGCATGGCGAAGTTCGGCTGGACTGTGCCCTGCATGGTGGCCGACGATGGCGAGCTGATTGCCGGACATGGGCGGGTGCTGGCGGCGACAATGCTCGGGCTGACCGACGTGCCGGTGATCCGGCTCGGCCACCTGGATGAAGCCGAGCGGCGGGCCTACCGCATCGCCGACAACAAGCTTACCGAGCTCGGGGAATGGGACGAGGCGATACTGCGCGACGAGATCGCAGGGCTGCTGGCCGAAGATTTCGACCTGTCGCTGCTCGGGATCACCGACGAGGACCTGGATGCCCTGCTGCGGGATCCGGACGCGCTGGGCGACGACGGGCCCATTGAGGGCGAGGATGACATTCCGGAACCGCCGGTCACGCCGGTGTCGGTCGCGGGCGACCTCTGGCAGCTTGGTTCGCATCGGTTGATCTGCGACGACAGCACGTCCGCCGATGTGGTCGGACGGCTGCTGGGCTATGTGACGCCGCTGCTGATGGTGACGGACCCGCCCTATGGCGTGGAATATGACCCGTCCTGGCGCAACCAGACGGGAGCCGCCAAGACCAAACGCACCGGCAAGGTGCTGAACGATGATCGTGCCGACTGGCGCGAGGCTTGGGCGCTGTTCCCCGGCGACGTCGCCTATGTCTGGCATGGCGCGCTGCACGCGGCGACCGTCGCCGAGAGCCTCGTCGCAGCGGGTTTTGCGGTGCGGTCGCAGATCATCTGGGCCAAGGACCGGCTTGTCCTCAGCCGGGGCGACTATCACTGGCAGCATGAACCCTGCTGGTATGCTGTGAAGAAGACCGGCAAGGGGCACTGGGCGGGCGACCGCAAGCAGACCACGCTCTGGCATATCTCGGGCAAGGATCAGGATGCCGCCACTGTGCACGGCACCCAGAAGCCGGTGGAATGTATGCGCCGCCCGATCCTGAACAATTCCAGTCCCGGACAAGCGGTCTTTGAACCCTTCATGGGATCAGGCACCACGCTGATCGCGGCCGAAACCACTGGGCGTGTCTGTCTCGGGATTGAATTGAACCCGATTTACGTCGATGTGGCCATCGAGCGCTGGCAGCAATTCACTGGCGCCGACGCTGTGCTGGCCGAGACAGGCGAGACCTTCGCCGAACTGAAGGCCAAGAGGCTCGCGGCATGA